The following proteins are encoded in a genomic region of Streptomyces sp. NBC_01723:
- a CDS encoding DUF6104 family protein, producing the protein MYFTDRGIEELEKRRGEEEVTFEWLAEQLRTFVDLNPDFEVPVERLATWLARLDDEDEDEDE; encoded by the coding sequence TTGTACTTCACCGACCGAGGCATCGAGGAACTGGAGAAGCGGCGCGGCGAGGAGGAGGTCACCTTCGAGTGGCTGGCCGAGCAGCTGCGGACCTTCGTCGACCTGAACCCGGACTTCGAGGTACCGGTGGAGCGCCTGGCGACGTGGCTGGCCCGGCTGGACGACGAGGACGAGGACGAGGACGAGTAG
- a CDS encoding PadR family transcriptional regulator yields the protein MPPVFAHGRLRLYLLKLLDEAPRHGYEVIRLLEERFQGLYAPSAGTVYPRLAKLEAEGLVTHTTEGGRKVYAITDAGRAELAERSGELADLELEIRESVAELAAEIRADVRGAAGDLRRETRAAANAARQGAGSGTQDESDAAGGVDDKEAWRAAKEEMRRVKQEWKEQARRAKDESRRARDEAQRARRQAKEAQERARTQAQEEVQRIAQRVQEQVQDHFSRGDWPTGLREGLSELAKEVGDFGKDFGKEFGKDWGFGRTDAGSTTPRPEYSATPEDFPAGYAPAWANEDTADSTGDPARDLDRLLDRFRDDIRDAARDRGVTPDQLRDARRQLSAAAAHIGAILRTPKA from the coding sequence ATGCCCCCCGTCTTCGCCCACGGCCGACTGCGCCTCTATCTCCTCAAGCTCCTGGACGAGGCCCCGCGCCACGGCTACGAGGTGATCCGGCTCCTCGAAGAGCGCTTCCAGGGCCTCTACGCCCCGTCGGCGGGCACGGTGTACCCGCGCCTGGCCAAGCTGGAGGCCGAGGGACTGGTCACCCACACCACCGAGGGCGGACGCAAGGTGTACGCCATCACGGACGCCGGCCGCGCCGAGCTGGCCGAGCGCAGCGGCGAGCTGGCCGATCTGGAGCTGGAGATCCGGGAGTCGGTCGCCGAGCTGGCCGCCGAGATCCGGGCCGACGTGCGCGGCGCGGCGGGAGACCTGCGCCGGGAGACGCGGGCCGCGGCCAACGCGGCGCGCCAGGGCGCCGGATCGGGGACGCAGGACGAGTCGGACGCGGCCGGGGGCGTCGACGACAAGGAGGCCTGGCGGGCCGCCAAGGAGGAGATGCGCCGGGTCAAGCAGGAGTGGAAGGAGCAGGCCCGCCGCGCCAAGGACGAGAGCAGGCGCGCCCGCGACGAGGCCCAGCGGGCCCGGCGTCAGGCCAAGGAGGCCCAGGAGCGGGCCCGGACCCAGGCGCAGGAGGAGGTGCAGCGCATCGCCCAGCGGGTCCAGGAGCAGGTGCAGGACCACTTCTCGCGGGGCGACTGGCCCACGGGACTGCGCGAGGGGCTGAGCGAACTGGCGAAGGAGGTCGGCGACTTCGGCAAGGACTTCGGGAAGGAGTTCGGCAAGGACTGGGGCTTCGGCCGCACCGACGCGGGCTCCACCACCCCCCGGCCCGAGTACTCCGCCACCCCCGAGGACTTCCCCGCCGGCTACGCCCCGGCCTGGGCCAACGAGGACACCGCGGACTCCACCGGGGACCCGGCCCGTGACCTGGACCGGCTGCTCGACCGCTTCCGGGACGACATCCGTGACGCCGCCCGGGACCGGGGCGTCACCCCCGACCAGCTCCGTGACGCCCGTCGTCAGTTGTCGGCGGCGGCGGCGCACATCGGGGCGATTCTGCGGACGCCGAAGGCCTGA
- a CDS encoding Clp protease N-terminal domain-containing protein: MFERFTKDARAVVQGAVEHAEAADARTVDTGHLLLALLDREGSRASFALTALGAGGERRDSVRRALAEARRRAGLTQAETDALAGLGIDVSEVVARVEEVHGVGVMSGERKGGRRWSGHRGFDRGAKEVLEKALRVAVARHDRRIGDEHLLLALTIRPGVPAEVLADHGVTHASLTRVLGDGSGEGAGAA, encoded by the coding sequence ATGTTCGAGCGATTCACGAAGGACGCCCGAGCGGTCGTGCAGGGGGCCGTCGAGCACGCCGAGGCCGCGGATGCGCGGACCGTCGACACCGGACACCTGCTGCTCGCCCTGCTGGACCGGGAGGGCAGCCGGGCCTCCTTCGCGCTGACGGCGCTCGGGGCCGGCGGCGAGCGCCGGGACTCGGTGCGGCGGGCGCTGGCGGAGGCGCGGCGCCGGGCCGGTCTGACGCAGGCCGAGACCGACGCCCTCGCCGGACTGGGGATCGACGTCTCCGAGGTCGTCGCCCGGGTGGAGGAGGTGCACGGTGTCGGGGTCATGTCCGGCGAGCGGAAGGGCGGACGCCGGTGGTCCGGGCACCGCGGCTTCGACCGGGGCGCCAAGGAGGTCCTGGAGAAGGCGCTGCGGGTCGCCGTCGCCCGGCACGACCGGCGCATCGGGGACGAGCACCTCCTCCTCGCGCTGACGATCCGCCCCGGCGTGCCCGCGGAGGTGCTCGCCGACCACGGGGTGACCCACGCGTCGCTGACCAGGGTGCTGGGCGACGGCTCCGGGGAGGGCGCGGGCGCGGCCTGA
- a CDS encoding zinc-binding dehydrogenase gives MFAAYAARIDRDEPLTGLELGERPAPEARPGWSVVDVRAASLNHHDLWSLRGVGLPEDRLPMILGCDAAGVDADGNEVVLHSVIGQTGHGVGPREPRSILTERYQGTFAEQVAVPTWNILPKPKELSFAEAACLPTAWLTAYRMLFTNAGVRPGDSVLVQGAGGGVATAAIVLGRAAGLRVFATSRDEAKRKRALELGAVEAVEPGARLPQRVDAVIETVGAATWSHSVKSLRPGGTLVISGATSGDRPSHAELTRIFFLELRVVGSTMGTKDELEDLLSFCAATGVRPVIDDVLPLDRAREGFERMASGELFGKIVLSGS, from the coding sequence ATGTTCGCTGCCTACGCCGCCCGAATCGACCGCGACGAGCCGCTGACCGGCCTGGAGTTGGGGGAGCGTCCGGCTCCCGAGGCCCGGCCCGGCTGGAGTGTCGTCGATGTCAGGGCCGCCTCCCTCAACCATCACGACCTCTGGTCCCTGCGCGGCGTCGGCCTCCCGGAGGACCGGCTGCCGATGATCCTGGGCTGCGACGCCGCCGGTGTCGACGCGGACGGCAACGAGGTCGTCCTGCACTCGGTGATCGGCCAGACCGGCCACGGGGTCGGCCCCCGGGAGCCGCGCTCCATCCTCACCGAGCGCTACCAGGGGACGTTCGCCGAGCAGGTCGCCGTGCCCACCTGGAACATCCTGCCCAAGCCGAAGGAACTGTCCTTCGCGGAGGCCGCCTGTCTGCCCACCGCCTGGCTGACGGCGTACCGGATGCTGTTCACCAACGCCGGGGTGCGTCCCGGCGACTCCGTGCTGGTGCAGGGTGCCGGCGGCGGGGTGGCCACGGCCGCGATCGTGCTCGGCAGGGCCGCGGGGCTGCGGGTCTTCGCCACCAGCCGGGACGAGGCGAAGCGGAAGCGGGCCCTGGAGCTGGGCGCGGTGGAGGCCGTGGAGCCGGGTGCGCGGCTGCCGCAGCGGGTGGACGCCGTCATCGAGACCGTGGGCGCCGCAACCTGGTCGCACTCGGTGAAGTCGCTGCGGCCGGGCGGGACGCTGGTCATCTCCGGCGCCACCAGCGGCGACCGGCCCTCCCACGCGGAGCTGACCCGGATCTTCTTCCTGGAGCTGCGGGTCGTCGGTTCCACGATGGGCACCAAGGACGAACTGGAGGACCTGCTCTCCTTCTGCGCCGCCACCGGTGTACGTCCCGTCATCGACGATGTGCTCCCGCTGGACCGGGCCCGTGAGGGGTTCGAGCGGATGGCCTCCGGGGAGCTGTTCGGCAAGATCGTGCTCAGCGGCTCCTGA
- a CDS encoding AAA family ATPase, with product MSEWFIYRGTGRPDPERIGQLPGPPPWRAFDTPAVDYDVPDLGSSTRRRLGARTVPLPIQDPGTLELVNAALYLRRPLLVTGEPGVGKSTLAHSIAYELGLGRVLEWPVVSRSELRDGLYTYDAIGRLQDAQLPDGPRSPDIGRYIKLGPLGTALLAADRPRVLLIDELDKSDIDLPNDLLNVLEEGAFAIPELERIADRTPVVEVLTADGGRVAVTGGQVGCRAFPFVVMTSNREREFPAPLLRRCIPLDLRAPRDERLAALVQAHFGQGAYDDNRDIVDQFTRAETDGALRPTDQLLNAIFLAQYAARDAVHRREEISDLLMQPLDRGLR from the coding sequence ATGAGCGAGTGGTTCATCTACCGGGGCACCGGGCGACCGGACCCGGAGCGGATCGGGCAGCTGCCCGGCCCGCCTCCGTGGCGGGCCTTCGACACCCCGGCCGTGGACTACGACGTACCGGACCTCGGCTCCTCCACCCGGCGCCGCCTCGGCGCGCGCACCGTCCCGCTGCCCATCCAGGACCCCGGCACCCTCGAACTGGTCAACGCCGCCCTGTACCTGCGCCGCCCCCTCCTCGTCACCGGCGAACCGGGCGTCGGCAAGTCCACCCTGGCCCACTCCATCGCGTACGAACTCGGCCTCGGCCGGGTCCTGGAGTGGCCGGTCGTCAGCCGCAGCGAACTGCGCGACGGCCTCTACACGTACGACGCCATCGGCCGCCTCCAGGACGCCCAGCTCCCGGACGGCCCCCGCTCCCCGGACATCGGCCGGTACATCAAGCTCGGGCCGCTCGGCACCGCCCTGCTCGCCGCCGACCGGCCCCGGGTGCTGCTCATCGACGAGCTGGACAAGAGCGACATCGACCTGCCCAACGACCTGCTGAACGTGCTGGAGGAAGGCGCGTTCGCCATCCCCGAGCTGGAGCGGATCGCCGACCGGACCCCGGTCGTCGAGGTCCTCACCGCCGACGGCGGGCGGGTCGCGGTGACCGGCGGTCAGGTGGGGTGCCGGGCCTTCCCGTTCGTCGTCATGACGAGCAACCGTGAGCGCGAGTTCCCCGCCCCGCTGCTGCGCCGCTGCATCCCGCTCGACCTCAGGGCCCCGCGCGACGAGCGCCTCGCCGCCCTGGTGCAGGCCCATTTCGGCCAGGGCGCGTACGACGACAACCGCGACATCGTGGACCAGTTCACCCGCGCCGAGACGGACGGGGCGCTGCGCCCCACCGACCAACTGCTCAACGCGATCTTCCTCGCCCAGTACGCCGCCCGCGACGCCGTGCACCGGCGGGAGGAGATCTCGGATCTGCTGATGCAGCCCCTGGACCGCGGGCTGCGGTAG
- a CDS encoding VMAP-C domain-containing protein: MSEGNDRLYELARAATVHLLPARGADTPLWGSGFFVAPGWVLTAAHVLRPHLAQDTGTVFRVRGDGVDAEARLEQWLLTDPRRTPVPLEEDLALVRVAGEPEEQHHECVWLGDRAVRHSGVLKVCGYYPGPPETHFRIVDAEVNGHEDRHGLIIKPDIDFPSGVSGGPLLDPETGAVVGLIKSRRKQQDGGKAVAISALRRFGRTYRTVMAAHDRWHGGEPQSPAGDNWIDLQGGPPSGGGEQWTPADRREALRLLAELPPPPDAPTVELLAKKARSHNQWPGGTPALLTWRDGAGLLYEGARPLEALTFLRYLRYVELYTASRGGEATALGHWIGVRLRREPRRAMHDFVRDARLPEALHPAPDGGPERIVIPYPGPGEGGTVAVLLDPVIGARPARFFWQIWYDDGHGEPELHEADGSVHGHDPAALVQAMRGPLGALLRAKDQEGRPVPLEVALPGEYFDTAVHRWRFDDIAELNDAGHLGARRRVVLRALERRGDPDKLWSERWQAMAAQQGFSGWRTAAQGDFPGVHGYRDAAFDRIPVMCRPAGRGPGRTAMRLALEGGHGVALWHVDGHSSGACPASCDTLYARAEELLGTLGSLAELPDLIRHVRQDVSELRADRAWAEPVALLYDDPRRPLPSEEGGTLDAPL; this comes from the coding sequence ATGAGCGAGGGGAACGACCGCCTCTACGAACTCGCCCGCGCCGCCACCGTCCACCTGCTGCCCGCACGGGGCGCCGACACGCCGCTGTGGGGGAGCGGCTTCTTCGTCGCGCCCGGCTGGGTGCTCACCGCCGCCCACGTGCTGCGCCCGCATCTCGCGCAGGACACTGGCACCGTCTTCCGGGTGCGCGGCGACGGCGTCGACGCCGAGGCCCGGCTGGAGCAGTGGCTGCTCACCGACCCGCGCCGCACCCCCGTACCGCTGGAGGAGGACCTGGCCCTGGTGCGGGTGGCGGGGGAGCCCGAGGAGCAGCACCACGAGTGCGTGTGGCTCGGCGACCGCGCGGTGCGCCACTCCGGCGTCCTCAAGGTGTGCGGCTACTACCCCGGCCCGCCCGAGACCCACTTCCGGATCGTCGACGCCGAGGTCAACGGCCACGAGGACCGGCACGGACTGATCATCAAACCGGACATCGACTTCCCGTCCGGCGTCTCGGGCGGCCCGCTCCTCGACCCGGAGACCGGCGCCGTCGTCGGGCTGATCAAGTCGCGGCGCAAACAGCAGGACGGCGGCAAGGCCGTCGCGATCTCCGCGCTGCGCCGCTTCGGACGGACGTACCGCACCGTCATGGCCGCCCACGACCGCTGGCACGGCGGCGAGCCGCAGTCCCCGGCCGGTGACAACTGGATCGACCTCCAGGGCGGCCCGCCGTCCGGCGGCGGCGAGCAGTGGACCCCCGCCGACCGCCGCGAGGCCCTGCGCCTGCTGGCCGAACTGCCCCCGCCGCCGGACGCGCCCACCGTCGAACTCCTCGCGAAGAAGGCGCGCAGCCACAACCAGTGGCCGGGCGGCACCCCCGCGCTGCTCACCTGGCGGGACGGCGCGGGACTGCTCTACGAGGGCGCGCGCCCGCTGGAGGCGCTGACGTTCCTGCGCTATCTGCGCTACGTCGAGCTGTACACGGCCTCCCGGGGCGGCGAAGCCACCGCCCTCGGCCACTGGATCGGCGTGCGCCTGCGCCGGGAACCACGCCGGGCCATGCACGACTTCGTCCGCGACGCGCGCCTCCCCGAGGCCCTGCACCCCGCGCCCGACGGCGGGCCGGAACGCATCGTGATCCCCTATCCGGGGCCGGGCGAGGGCGGCACCGTCGCGGTCCTGCTCGACCCCGTCATCGGCGCGCGGCCCGCCCGCTTCTTCTGGCAGATCTGGTACGACGACGGACACGGCGAGCCCGAACTCCACGAGGCCGACGGCTCCGTGCACGGGCACGACCCCGCGGCCCTGGTCCAGGCCATGCGCGGACCGCTGGGCGCGCTGCTGCGGGCCAAGGACCAGGAGGGCCGGCCGGTGCCGCTCGAAGTCGCGCTGCCGGGCGAGTACTTCGACACCGCGGTGCACCGCTGGCGCTTCGACGACATCGCCGAACTGAACGACGCCGGACATCTGGGGGCGCGCCGCCGGGTGGTCCTGCGCGCCCTCGAGCGCCGGGGAGATCCGGACAAACTCTGGTCCGAGCGCTGGCAGGCCATGGCCGCCCAGCAGGGCTTCAGCGGCTGGCGCACCGCGGCACAGGGCGACTTCCCCGGCGTACACGGCTACCGCGACGCCGCCTTCGACCGCATCCCGGTCATGTGCCGGCCGGCCGGACGCGGCCCCGGGCGCACCGCGATGAGGCTCGCCCTGGAGGGCGGCCACGGCGTCGCGCTCTGGCACGTCGACGGCCACTCCTCGGGAGCCTGCCCCGCCTCGTGCGACACCCTGTACGCCCGGGCGGAGGAGCTCCTCGGGACCCTCGGCTCCCTCGCCGAACTGCCGGACCTGATACGCCACGTGCGTCAGGACGTCAGCGAGCTGCGGGCCGACCGGGCCTGGGCCGAACCGGTCGCGCTCCTGTACGACGATCCGCGCCGGCCCCTGCCCTCGGAGGAGGGCGGCACCCTGGACGCCCCGCTGTGA
- a CDS encoding HTH domain-containing protein, which translates to MSEATDLATRAGDRDPRVGLRAVAALRRLLEQLESVQVRSARHQGWSWQEIATELGVSRQAVHKKYGRH; encoded by the coding sequence ATGAGCGAAGCAACGGATCTCGCCACGCGTGCGGGTGACCGCGACCCCAGGGTCGGGCTGCGGGCCGTCGCCGCACTGCGGAGGCTGCTGGAGCAGCTGGAGTCGGTGCAGGTGCGCAGCGCGCGCCATCAGGGTTGGTCGTGGCAGGAGATCGCCACGGAGCTGGGGGTCAGCAGGCAGGCCGTGCACAAGAAGTACGGGAGGCATTGA
- a CDS encoding DUF4097 family beta strand repeat-containing protein: MSEWSVAEPRKLTFDESVSRLHVRIVNGTVNVVGTDEGSARLEVSEIEGPPLIVTHEDGALTVAYEDLPWKGFLKWLDRKGWRRSAVVSLAVPTGTRVEVGAVSAAAVVSGLDGHAEVRGVSGDTTLVSLAGPVRADTVSGNVEAQALTGDLRFNSVSGDLTVVEAGSSVRADSVSGSMIVDLDPAGGPTDISLTSVSGEIAIRLPQPADAQVEANTASGAVSSAFEDLRVGGQWGAKRITGRLGAGNGRLKATTISGSIALLRRPAAADTPWEREPRDTGPAHDAPGASGDNSAAVRDHGDTAAPSDGTTDKKVL; the protein is encoded by the coding sequence ATGTCCGAGTGGTCCGTCGCGGAGCCCAGGAAACTCACCTTCGACGAGTCCGTGAGCCGCCTGCACGTACGCATCGTCAACGGAACGGTGAACGTCGTGGGCACGGACGAGGGTTCCGCCCGCCTGGAGGTCTCCGAGATCGAGGGACCACCCCTGATCGTCACCCATGAGGACGGCGCGCTCACCGTGGCCTACGAGGACCTGCCCTGGAAGGGCTTCCTCAAGTGGCTCGACCGCAAGGGCTGGCGCCGCAGCGCGGTGGTCTCCCTGGCGGTGCCGACCGGCACCCGCGTGGAGGTGGGCGCGGTCAGCGCCGCGGCCGTCGTCTCCGGGCTCGACGGGCACGCCGAGGTGAGGGGCGTCTCCGGCGACACCACCCTGGTGAGCCTCGCGGGCCCGGTCCGCGCGGACACCGTCTCGGGGAACGTGGAGGCCCAGGCCCTCACCGGAGACCTGCGCTTCAACTCCGTCTCCGGCGACCTGACGGTCGTGGAGGCGGGTTCCTCCGTGCGGGCGGACTCGGTGAGCGGATCGATGATCGTCGACCTGGACCCGGCCGGCGGACCCACCGACATCAGCCTGACCAGCGTCTCGGGCGAGATCGCCATCCGGCTGCCCCAGCCCGCCGACGCCCAGGTGGAGGCCAACACAGCCAGCGGCGCGGTCTCCAGCGCCTTCGAGGACCTCCGGGTGGGCGGCCAGTGGGGTGCCAAGCGGATCACCGGGCGGCTCGGCGCGGGCAACGGACGGCTGAAGGCCACCACGATCTCCGGCTCGATCGCCCTGCTGCGGCGGCCGGCCGCGGCGGACACTCCGTGGGAGCGGGAGCCACGGGACACCGGCCCGGCGCACGACGCGCCGGGCGCCTCGGGGGACAATTCCGCTGCCGTCCGGGACCACGGCGACACCGCCGCCCCGTCGGACGGCACGACCGACAAGAAGGTGCTCTGA
- a CDS encoding SAV_2336 N-terminal domain-related protein, which yields MAAQEPPPPADGAAPVLAALVARMRDAGIGPGVEELADALWLARWLPGPARPQAPGAPVAGRRAGDPPGGPGAAAPPPAPVPPAAQGGTTPPDSAWLFAPGGGDGPGTGEGGTGGALAPVRVPAAPALPEPLALQRGLRPLQRYRAPVRPVPRTLDERATAERAAESGLVLPVLRTDRRREARLLLLMDVSTSTVVWQQALDELRQVCARAGAFRELAVQYLHEGPGGLPGCSSRPGTGGPLHAPEQLSDPTGRRVTLVLSDCAGPMWRSGRMQRLLHRWAATAPVAVVQPLPQRMWVRTHLPARRGLLHRREGPAGALEFRPDRGGPERGALPVPVLALRRPSVEGWARLVSGATGQSLAAAAGWVRADHSASAAPVRAAEELGGADRVRAFWRPASPEARRLAVYLSAVPLYLPVMQLVQHAMLAGSGPDVLSEVLLGGLLRRRPDADDPKAVRYAFLPGVATELRTRLTVEDVELLFKHCSEYVERRFGRSVRNFPALAGAYLRGTVTPGEGLAPVTDPGPDEPAGLRAFAEVSAEVLRDLGARMPRPAAGPELSVPELLERGREAQARFEAEGLTRALDDAVGHLRRALAAAGPGERRVEAAEELALSLLRRWQAGADGEDLREAWEALADLPGLTGRGRFVRGTLLWDQAVAVREEGIGFPGVGDDLRDWAVAAAHDGQDPAEFARAVLFLLADQDFQAVLDTPGEDADRRHASARALMNLRRLVALAGAGRHGPDGPYRDGVGPQEWYRAHLYRALDAATTAVTVSASHATRVERGRLWLDLARQFAGQGPVPAPVVQLDLARAAAASAIDDLYDGVAPQNLKVAHAGEDFLPDAERCRAWLDLASAMGLSRITSEDGGDHRRLIEVLKRATEAARDDADLQFECHTRTARVHRDRYERTGDPALLDRAVDAWDTAVRLLPEDDPRLPAVLTDHGTTLHRRGERHDAPQDAHRAVDVLRRAVDETHPDDPELPARRHLLAAAHVGRYRQAHVLSDLYEADWLLGEVVRAAEEPRFLARCLILRGTVAEYLYDRLGTAGHLDEAVEHYARGAGHAREADADSLTALALRGRAGARERLGRTRPALADYREALRLTTDVTLAGRLRTDIARLTSGTADA from the coding sequence ATGGCCGCCCAGGAACCCCCGCCCCCGGCCGACGGCGCGGCACCGGTGCTCGCCGCGCTGGTCGCGCGCATGCGGGACGCGGGGATCGGGCCGGGCGTCGAGGAACTGGCGGACGCCCTGTGGCTGGCCCGCTGGCTGCCCGGCCCCGCCCGTCCGCAGGCGCCCGGCGCCCCCGTCGCGGGCCGCCGCGCCGGTGACCCGCCCGGCGGACCGGGCGCCGCGGCCCCGCCACCGGCCCCCGTCCCGCCCGCCGCGCAGGGCGGGACCACGCCCCCCGACAGCGCCTGGCTGTTCGCCCCCGGCGGCGGGGACGGCCCCGGCACCGGCGAGGGCGGCACCGGCGGCGCCCTGGCACCCGTACGGGTCCCGGCCGCGCCCGCCCTGCCCGAACCCCTCGCCCTCCAGCGCGGCCTGCGGCCCCTCCAGCGTTACCGCGCCCCCGTCCGCCCGGTCCCGCGCACCCTGGACGAGCGGGCCACCGCCGAACGGGCCGCCGAGTCCGGGCTCGTCCTGCCCGTCCTGCGCACCGACCGGCGCCGCGAGGCGCGCCTGCTGCTCCTGATGGACGTCTCGACCTCCACCGTCGTCTGGCAGCAGGCCCTCGACGAACTGCGCCAGGTCTGCGCCCGCGCCGGCGCGTTCCGGGAGCTCGCCGTGCAGTACCTGCACGAAGGACCGGGCGGCCTGCCCGGCTGCTCCTCCCGGCCGGGGACCGGCGGCCCGCTGCACGCGCCCGAGCAGCTCAGCGACCCGACGGGACGCCGCGTGACCCTGGTGCTCAGCGACTGCGCCGGACCCATGTGGCGCAGCGGCCGCATGCAGCGCCTGCTGCACCGCTGGGCGGCGACCGCGCCCGTCGCCGTCGTCCAGCCGCTGCCGCAGCGGATGTGGGTCCGCACCCACCTCCCGGCCCGCCGCGGACTGCTGCACCGGCGCGAGGGCCCGGCCGGGGCGCTGGAGTTCCGCCCCGACCGGGGCGGACCCGAGCGGGGCGCCCTGCCGGTGCCCGTACTGGCGCTGCGCCGGCCCTCGGTGGAGGGCTGGGCGCGGCTGGTGTCCGGCGCCACCGGGCAGTCCCTGGCCGCCGCCGCGGGCTGGGTGCGCGCCGACCACTCCGCCTCCGCCGCTCCGGTGCGCGCCGCCGAGGAACTGGGCGGGGCCGACCGGGTCCGGGCGTTCTGGCGCCCCGCCTCCCCGGAGGCCCGCCGCCTCGCCGTGTACCTGTCGGCGGTGCCGCTCTACCTGCCGGTCATGCAGCTGGTCCAGCACGCGATGCTCGCCGGGAGCGGCCCCGACGTGCTCTCCGAGGTGCTGCTCGGCGGGCTGCTGCGCCGCCGCCCGGACGCCGACGACCCGAAGGCGGTGCGGTACGCCTTCCTGCCGGGCGTCGCCACCGAGCTGCGGACGCGGCTGACCGTCGAGGACGTGGAGCTGCTGTTCAAGCACTGCTCCGAGTACGTGGAGCGCCGCTTCGGCCGCAGCGTGCGCAACTTCCCGGCCCTGGCCGGGGCGTACCTGCGCGGCACCGTCACCCCCGGGGAGGGGCTGGCGCCCGTCACCGACCCCGGCCCGGACGAGCCCGCCGGGCTGCGCGCCTTCGCCGAGGTCTCGGCGGAGGTGCTGCGCGACCTCGGGGCGCGGATGCCGCGACCGGCCGCGGGCCCCGAGCTGAGCGTGCCGGAGCTGCTGGAGCGGGGGCGCGAGGCGCAGGCCCGCTTCGAGGCGGAGGGGCTGACCCGCGCCCTGGACGACGCGGTCGGCCACCTGCGCCGGGCGCTCGCCGCCGCGGGCCCGGGGGAGCGGCGCGTGGAGGCCGCGGAGGAACTGGCGCTGTCGCTGCTGCGCCGGTGGCAGGCGGGCGCCGACGGCGAGGACCTGCGGGAGGCCTGGGAGGCGCTGGCCGACCTGCCGGGGCTCACCGGGCGCGGGAGGTTCGTGCGGGGCACGCTCCTCTGGGACCAGGCCGTCGCGGTACGCGAGGAGGGCATCGGCTTCCCGGGGGTCGGCGACGATCTGCGGGACTGGGCCGTCGCGGCCGCGCACGACGGCCAGGACCCGGCGGAGTTCGCCCGGGCGGTCCTGTTCCTCCTCGCCGACCAGGACTTCCAAGCCGTGCTGGACACGCCCGGTGAGGACGCGGACCGGCGACACGCGAGCGCCCGGGCATTGATGAACCTGCGCCGCCTCGTCGCGCTGGCGGGTGCGGGTCGGCATGGGCCGGACGGCCCCTATCGGGACGGCGTCGGACCGCAGGAGTGGTACCGCGCCCACCTGTACCGAGCCCTCGACGCGGCCACCACGGCGGTCACCGTGTCCGCCTCCCACGCCACCCGCGTGGAGCGGGGCCGCCTCTGGCTCGATCTGGCGCGCCAGTTCGCCGGCCAGGGGCCGGTCCCCGCCCCGGTCGTCCAGTTGGACCTCGCGCGGGCCGCGGCCGCCTCGGCCATCGATGACCTCTATGACGGGGTGGCCCCCCAGAACCTCAAGGTCGCGCATGCCGGAGAGGACTTCCTCCCGGACGCCGAGCGCTGCCGGGCCTGGCTGGACCTGGCGTCCGCGATGGGCCTCTCCCGGATCACGAGTGAGGACGGCGGCGACCACCGCCGGCTGATCGAGGTCCTGAAGCGGGCCACCGAGGCCGCCAGGGACGACGCGGACTTGCAATTCGAGTGCCACACCCGCACCGCCCGCGTCCACCGGGACCGCTACGAACGCACCGGTGACCCCGCCCTGCTGGACCGGGCCGTGGACGCCTGGGACACGGCCGTACGCCTGCTGCCCGAGGACGACCCCCGGCTGCCCGCGGTGCTGACCGACCACGGCACCACGCTGCACCGGCGCGGCGAGCGCCACGACGCACCCCAGGACGCGCACCGGGCCGTCGACGTGCTGCGCCGGGCCGTCGACGAGACCCACCCCGACGACCCCGAACTGCCCGCGCGCCGCCACCTGCTGGCCGCCGCCCACGTCGGGCGCTACCGACAGGCGCACGTGCTCTCCGACCTGTACGAGGCCGACTGGCTGCTGGGTGAGGTGGTCCGTGCCGCCGAGGAGCCGCGGTTCCTGGCGCGGTGCCTCATCCTGCGCGGCACCGTCGCCGAGTACCTGTACGACCGGCTGGGTACCGCCGGCCACCTGGACGAGGCCGTGGAGCACTACGCACGCGGTGCCGGACACGCCCGCGAGGCGGACGCCGACAGCCTCACCGCCCTGGCGCTGCGAGGCCGGGCCGGCGCCCGGGAACGCCTCGGCCGCACCCGCCCCGCCCTCGCCGACTACCGCGAGGCCCTCCGCCTGACCACGGACGTCACCCTCGCGGGGCGGCTGCGCACCGACATCGCCCGCCTCACCTCCGGAACGGCCGACGCGTGA
- a CDS encoding CU044_2847 family protein, whose translation MSRIQDVELPDGTVITARISEADGYEDQEDVGFAEKAVAKVEQLQELITGVGSSVLDAAREAGPSEAAITFGVELTAKEGVAVAVLARGEAKVSLEITLTWQFDRA comes from the coding sequence ATGAGCCGCATCCAGGACGTGGAACTGCCGGACGGCACGGTGATCACCGCCCGCATCAGCGAGGCGGACGGGTACGAAGACCAGGAGGACGTCGGCTTCGCAGAGAAGGCCGTCGCCAAGGTCGAGCAGCTCCAGGAGCTGATCACCGGGGTCGGCTCCTCGGTGCTGGACGCGGCCCGCGAGGCCGGACCCAGCGAGGCCGCCATCACCTTCGGCGTGGAGCTGACCGCCAAGGAGGGGGTGGCCGTCGCGGTGCTCGCCCGGGGCGAGGCCAAGGTGTCGCTTGAGATCACGCTGACCTGGCAGTTCGACCGGGCATGA